In Pangasianodon hypophthalmus isolate fPanHyp1 chromosome 13, fPanHyp1.pri, whole genome shotgun sequence, the genomic window tatggccagaagtatgtggacacctgaccatgacacccatatgaGCTTGTTGAAGATCCCATTCCAAAGGCATGGCATTAACATGGAGTTGGTCctccctttgcagctataacaccctccactcttctgcgaaggctcTTCACTAGATTTTCaagcgtggctgtgaggatttgtgctcattcagtcacaagagctttagtgaggtcagacactgatgtcgggcgagaCGGCTAGTAGCACAGTCGGCGTTTCATTTCATCCCGAAGGTGGTCAGTGgagttgagatcagggctcagGTCCCTcgaattcttccactccaaacttggtaagccatgtcttcatggccCCCgttttgtgcacaagggcattgtcatgctggaacaagtttgggcctcttagttccagggaaATTGTAATCGTAAccactacagcatacaaagacattctagacagtcctgtgcctccaactttgtggcaaaggtttgggaaagaaccacatgtggGGCTCATGGGTAggcatccacatacttttggccatattgtgtagaTTTGAAATGTGCACTCTTTTGGCATACAACAAGCTTTTTTGTGGTCTTATTCAACAATGTGAAATATATCTTAGTCAAGTTTATATGCTTAATATggtgacatttatttacagttcaGTTATAAATGAGAGTCACAACCAGAAGATGAGGGTACTAGAAAAAAAGTGTGAGTAAAGCAGTCAAAGGTTTGATAGTTAGGGAACAATTCATAAATCCATTAGTTATCCTACTGGgtaagtaaaagctccagtgtgctgcccagtttCTTGTTTTGGTTGAGAGACTgagagctgtgatttgattccatATGTTGACGCATGTCGACGCAAATATCGAGTAATGGTGTGTTGAAATGCTCGCCAGATTTAACCAACAGCCAATAGCACTCGAGATATGCCATATTCCCACGGAATCTAAACAAACTCAACATTAGCTTAGTGAACTAGCTAAATATAGAGAACAGCGAAGAGTTTTACATTGAACAGATGAACCATGTTACTGCtaacaagctgttactatagagtAAGACCCACCCTCAGGGGCAGTACACATacttctagagagcatttaattgcaaaaacacaagactagtacagaCTCGACAGTCATTTTCCCAGAAGTGACAAActataaaattataatgaacTAAATATCTTCAAAACTTTTTGGGGGGTAATTTGTTACCTAGATATACTAAGGGACATGTAACACAAAAGGCTCTGTAACACTAATTTTGATTTCAGGGGCACTTCAATTACATTAATACAAACTAAAAGAAGCAAAAATCATTGCCCAAAGTTTTAGCTTTGGGGTATGGTGTTCTGGCTACACATCTCACATAAAGTATATTATTCAAGTCTTGCTAGCAtctctattttcttttcacatgtttaaccatgaggtgactgtgtgttgtgttaataGGAGATTGAAATGACAGCTTtgcgctgtttttttttttattattttgcttggCTTTCATTAGTGTTTTCACAAACCTGTctattcctgattctgaaaagattatCTGTCATCCGTACATGCTAATTAATCCGACTTGCAAAACCATTCTACCATCAGACAGATGTGTCAGTCGATgtatgtagtgcagcaggcagcGTGATTTGGAAGGTTGTTCTGTTATTACAGCATCAAGATGCATTGCATTAAGAACTGTGAAGTGCAAGTGTAAACAGATGTTTTGTGAAGGTCAATAAGGagtagttttttctttttctggttgttgaacctgtCTGTAGTGCAAGCTTCAGTTGCAGGGTTATatgtagaacctttaaaggttccccaAGGACAAGCTACATTTGTTCGTTTGTCTTCTTAACGGTAAAAGAGAGTAAAAACAGAGTCTGGTGCACAGGTTTAGAAACCTGGCCTCACATGGTGACTTTGCACTTGCTCACTgtaatttttatgaattttttgtgAGGTTGGATTGGAGAGGCACTCACTATACAGCTATCGAAGATCCTTTTAAAAGCTTCAGCTATTGCTTGCATTCATGGGTGTATGTTTTTTCATTGAAATTCAGACTGAAAGGTGCAAAATAAAGCTGCTTGAAATGCAATATTCATGAGCTTGAGAGCTTTAAATTGACCACGCTCTCAATCTGGCATAACCTGCTTTGGATTTTCTGGTGAAGGATAAAAATCAAACAAGAACTTAAAGCAAAGGTGGATAGTCTGTCCATAGTACTGTGTCCATATGCtaaaaatgatttcatattGGGAGAATACAAAAGAACCCTATTCATTTACTCATGAGCGTAAATTACATgatgaatgtttatataaaaaagacaTCTATCCTTCTATGTAAATTCACAAGTTGGAGAAAAAgtagtactgttttttttttaagaagaaatAGCACTAATATACAGTTTTGTATTAGCTTATTGTTGAAATTATTTAAACTGACTTGTGTAATCCttgagggttctttggatatttATGGGTTCCTAGCTTCCTAAACAGGTTTTACCTAGAACCCTCTCTGACATTCTCCCAGGAGAACAAACCTGAAGAGTGTAGCTAGCTGTTCATAAATcaagattttgaaaaaaaaaaaaaggaaaaaggaaaaagctaAAGTGACAGCAGAAGGATTTACATTTCTGGTATGGTTTATTTCCATGCTTTATATCACTCCTTTTTTTGCTCACAgtattgttttgttgtttaatgGCTTTTTTCATCTATATTGCTGACTGAGGCTTAAAGCTGCTTCTGTCTTTGTGTCCTCTCTCTAATATTAGCCTGAAAATAGGATTAATGCCATTTTTCAATCACTTTCACAACGAGAAGctagaggtcagaggtcagactGAATATAGGCAGAAGGATTAGTGCGGTACTCACGGGTGCCGTCGAAGTGCTTGGCGATGGTGTCCAGGAAAGTATTCTGGGGGGCCAGGAGCCCCTTCATTACAGGCATGGCTACTATCCACTCCTGAAATCACTCCATCCCAGAACGAAGAATAGCAGAAGAAGGAGAGTGAGGctaagagagtgaaaaagacagaagagaATGCAAGTGGAGAGATGGATGttgtgagagagaaagctggAGATTTAAGAAAGGCATTAAAAAGGATGATCCTTCCTCCAAGGTGTCTGGACAGATTAACTGCTCTGGATCAGTGCACTTCATCCAACACACCGGTTGATTCAGTTTGTTCTCTGATGATGCTCACTTTGATGTTTTTAACTTAATCTGTGCCATGATAATTGATGTCGTTCATCCTTATCCTTGTAAATATGCAGTTAACGCTGCtccgtgatgatgatgatgaagagtgCCAATTTCCTGgtcaggtgaaaaaaaaaaatcccatctcTTCAACCTATTTCACTTTTGCTAGATTgctctcttttactcttttcCCTCGGATTCACACAACTTGCCACACTTCACTGCTCCCTCTGAAGAGCTCGTCTaatcttttcctttttattcaCTTGGCCATTCACTCTTCTGCCTGCAAATTGGAgatttctcttcattttctctAGTCAGCTTGATTCTAAATCATCTTTCAGTTCTTTAGTCCTTGACTCAGCAGCAGGTGTCCAGTCAGCATCCCTCCAATGTTCAGCATCTCATTTTACACTGGTACCTCTTCTagcattctctccctctccctctctctctttctctctctctccccctccccctcatTTGTTCTCTCACATACTCTCGCTATCACATTCTCTTAGTCTCCGTCTCTGTATCTCTGCCACCCAGCCGACAGgctctctgtttatttctgctttCCCTTTCTCTATTCCCTCATCAGTCTTTTAATAcccttgtttctttttaaatcactAGAGCGGTCAACAAATGCAGTAATCCACTTGACTTAGCACATTGActtagaacagaaaaaaataacaaaacagttttttaaatagaatagaAGAAAGAAACACTGGATCCGTCTTGCATCAGCCACTATTCTGGCTACAAATGTGACACGTTTTAGCCCAATGCACTGAAAACTCATGACACTACTAATATCTGTGGTGAGTTTGtcagatttctgttctgttcttatCTGTTTACTTAGAGTACAGAGAAACGGTGAGATTAACACACaaccttataccacagcactgttgaattctccaagCTGATATAACAGCAGATCggacagtagtgccggctgtaattcaaatcatgggttaatattaatgcgctcgttctcatatgatattgtttctatagtaactgatcattcacagggacttgcatggtggatgctccacacaATCTAAGCCTAAGAATAAACAGATGCGATAAACATGTGAAAAGGTGCTGTCATTTAACGAAGATGTATCATCATTGATCTGGTgaggctttctgtaaggagacattctgcattttttgtcttattaatgtcaacagagaagaaagagaggctggtgagggaacaactgtttatagctgtgactatggccaaaagtatgtggacacctgaccatgatgCCCATATGTGTTAGTTGAACATACTATTCCAAATGCATGGCATTAACATGGAGTTgtcccaccctttgcagctataacagtgtccactcttctgggaaggctttccactaaattttggaatgttgctgtagggatttgtgctcattcagccatgagagcattagtgaggtcagggcGAGGATGCTTGGTGTGAGTTCGGTGTTCCAGTTTGTTCCAgcggtgttcagtggggttgaggtcaggactttgTGTGGACCACttgagtttttccactccaaccttggcaaaccatgtcttcatggactttgctttgtgcacaggggcattgtcatgctgcaagtttgggcctcttagttccagtgatgaCAATTTATagacaaagacatcctatacaattatgtACTTCCAATATtatagcaacagtttgggggaggctcagttgtgtgtgtaatgatcaAGTGGTTCCAAActtgtggccatatagtgtaggtgctttaatgtaagtgaacaggaacttgttttgtggatgttccacaacattaactgtaactataaatggataaaaaaaatggaaatgttggcaaattgctgtggaataagaggaaaacATGTTATGACTTCAGAGGGTGCATGTAGAGGAGCAaatagcagaaaaaaacaaaaacaaaaatgcatagcctgtaaaaaaaaaaaaaaaaaaaaaaaaaaaaaaaagatctgaatAGGCTAGAAAagacaataatataataataaaaaaattattcaaaaaagaTGGAGGATTTAAATGACAGATGGTTTGAGGTTATTGTTTAAATACTTATATTTTGCTGTAGACAAATAGCCTAGTTAGCttgaataaaaaacatccaaaaaagaaaaatttcctTTTTCTCCAAATAAAATCCCACTCCACATTGAGAAAGTTACCATAACCATAACTACATTTTAGGGCAACTATCGCATATCACATACTcgtatattaatattatttactgtaaaatgtaaagtctgttttttactgctttgttttactgtttgttttgtttattatttttagggACAGTTGACAAATCCTGGTTATCCAAAGTTATTGATGATAGACACTTCTTTTTGTCATTGTTAACATTGTTAATGATTCATGTTCATTTCATTACtttattatatgtaaaatacaatatgatacaaCTCTGCCACCTTGTGGCCGCTTGAGGCATTACACACAAATAACTATGAATCAGTCTGAAAAATAATGTACACAGTAGATGATTCAGACTAATCCTGAGTCCTGACTAGAGTAAGGAAGATGCAGTAACGCAATGCatatacagaaatattcatCACAACAGCTATCTCTAGCTTAATGGATCAGGCTAGTAATGAGAATGTTGTTTTAGAGTAGGATCAGTGAACAGAGGATCAGAGTCATTGTTCGTATGAGGCTCTGTCTGCAGGCTGCATCAGGTATTTCAGTGGTCTTTCGAGGTCCAGTTTAACGGCTGTGTGAACGGTACCGAGTCCGCTCTCTGCGCCTCTCTTGCCCATAGTAAGGATCCCCGCAGCCTGGTTGCGCGAGCTGTGCAGAAGATGCTGCAGTCGGTCCTGGTACCGGCTTTCGGTCGCTTTCCGCTTGCCGAGTGTGAGGATCCCGGCGGCGGCGTCGCTGCTCAGGCGGCCCAGTTTCCCGTCCGGGTCGGTGAGGTTCCGGTGTCCCGCGCGACACAGTAACTCATACAGCGAGCACGGGTGCGGCTTCCGCGTGCAGCAGCTCGTCATCGCGTCTGCGTCACAGGTGAGCTGGGTCATCAGCGCGAGGAAGAGCACGAGCTGCACCTTCTGCTCAGGTGAGGGAGGGAAGAGAGGGTACAGCCAACAAGAGTTACATTCCActggatttattattattattattattattattattattatttgcaaacCTTAACCTCTGGTTAAAATGACAtacagaaggttttttttttcatgaattccTTCAAGTTATTTGCCTTATTTACCCCCTTTTAAAGCATgctacactacatggccaaaggtttgtgcaCACCttacaatcacacccatatgtggttcttccttaaactgttaccacaaagttagaagcacacaattgtatagaatatctttgcatgctgtagctttacaatttcccttcactggagctaagagatccaaacctgctccagcatgacagtgcccctgtgcacaaagcgagctccatgaagacatggaagaactcgagtgcctgcacagagtcctgacctcaaccccagtgaagacctttgggatgaactggaacaccgactgaaccccagacctcctcactcaacatcagtgtctgatctcactaatgctcttgtggctgaatgaacacaaatccccacagccacgctccaaaatctagtggaaagacttcgcagaagagtggagcttattataacggaaaagggggactaaatctggaaggGGATATTCAATAAGCACGTTGAATAttaatgtgatggtcaggtgtccacaaccttttggccatatagtgtacttttcaGCTGGTGAAGGATATTAACATATTTACTAgatctttatatatttacatcaaCCTATTTAAAGTCTTAACATTACATAGTAACAtctttactttattaaaatcttttttcagACTTCATGTAGGCTAACATTAAGTGAAACTTTTGTAATAAATGGCAAAACTTGTTACTTATGAGCATGTAtctttttaattgtaattgaaTGTGACATTAACACCTTGCTGGGGATAAATCCtgccttacagaaaagtcacacaaacCCAGGACCCCACAAATTCATCAGAAGCTATGAAACAATATTTAGCTTTTCGGTCCAGCAATCGGATTATTTTCAAAGAAATATTGCCAAAACTTGCTCGACTAAGAGCACTACTTGACTGAAACAGGtgctttgatttatttagttgaACATCAGTCATATTTGGTTTGCCTTCATTGGTGTAGGTTTTGGCACTGGAAGAGTTATAAACTCACAAACAGCTTCACAACCAAGCTCCTCACAGTGCACCAGGCCCAacctttgtattttattttagagatttcatttcattcaataTTTATCATAGCTTTTGTTTATTGCTATCTGTTGACaaccaaataaaaaagtgttgtgTCATCATGTCTTAAAATTATTTTCGTTAGGGACCGTCACTAAAgtgctgcaaaaaaagaaaagtgtgcaAAGTTGCAAGCCTCTCTAACCAACTACTGCCCACACAGACAAACTGAAAGAATTAAACCATTTCATTACAACAGAAGCTCCAAAACTAGTtgtacagaaaaacacacacacttttttttttttcaaaacccACTAGTTGGGCATATTCTTATATAACTGGGCTGCTCAGATACAGCTAATGTATGAGAGTGGCTGAGTAgtcattatattataaattgtcTGCTAATCCCATGTTGACATATTATCTGTGAAGTTGACAATGTTGCTCCAGAAGAAATATTTTATGCAAAAGAATATTACACACCTTCTCTAAATTATACTACATGTCTTAGTTTGGACAATATAACTCTTACTGAAtgtctgtgatttaaaaaaaaaacaaaaaaaaaaactttcattatGTTCTGAATGGATGATTATGTTGCTCCAAAACAAGTTGTACAATATGGTGCACTTTGTCTAGAATATATTACAAGTATTAATTTGGACACTTTCAAgctttctgaatttcttttgtGCTGTGGTTAATTGGTCAAAATTGCTGCATTCGTACCTGGGTCTGTCTTtcttatgtatgtatgtatgtatgtaaagttAATTAGTTAGTTCATTTGTATATTCATGTCGTGGTGTAGGTATAGGGCCCCAATAAAGGTTCAAACCCAGGGGCTCCCACCACCGTAAGTCCGTCCCTGGGTTTTAATTTGAGATCATGTGTAATTTCAAGGCATAACCTgttgaaatgcaccttcacgGGTTCTGCCATGTGATCACATactactcacataatcacatgtgcaATGTACATATGCTATTTTTCTCTAAGGGATATTAAACAAGTAAACAGCAATGATGCTACTATTCAGATCAGTCGGGGATCACTCGGGGTACAAGGcaagggacaccctggacggggcaCAATCACAGGgcacccatcacagggcacaattgcacacatattcgcacactcattcacacactacggacaatttggaaataccAAATAGTCTACAACACATGTCTCTGgactgggggaagaaaccggagtacccagaggtaacccctgaagcacgggggagaacatgcaaagtctgtgcacacagggtggaggcaggaatcgaCCCCCCAACcctaaatatataatttaaaaaaaaaaaaaaatcaaaacaccTTCAGTTGCATGATTAAAAATTCATCCTTAACTGAAATTTGATTTtaaagtaagacaaaaaaagacaagaataaagtttaagattacagtaaaactAAGATCAGGATGATATGACACCTTAAATGCAAGTCTGATTATTATAatagataattatatataaactttGATTTAATTCATGTTCCTGGATTACACTGGAGTATACACTGGGGTATGTTACTTGGGTATACTACTTGGGGGATTCGGGAGTGCACGGAAGAAAAATAATGtatcgggggaaaaaaaaatcgttttatttcatattagcAAAGATCAGTAATTTTGCAGTCGTCAAAATGACCTAAATATAGTCGCTACAatatatgaattttttaaaatgagttttcATTAGAAAGAGTCAAGCAACAAAAACCTTCCTGTTAGTAAAAATTACATTGGGTTATTTAGTGCAGCACACAAAAGCATTGAGATTTTGATGAAAATTGCACTATTCTAGAGAAACTTACCAACTAGTTGACACTTCTTGACTCAGTACAGTGTCAGACTGTGCATATTTACTTATGCTAACACATTAACATCCCACCTTATAATTCAGCTTTTATGTTAAAGCTTATTATTTAGTAGTTACTAGTGAAAATAATAGACAAGCTACGTTAGACTGTAGCCATGGACCAGTTAGAATCTGGTTTTGAAACTTTGAACCACTTCGGAAATTCAAGTTCTTGTTATACTAGCCGAAAAACAACCTGCCAGACTGGACTTCCATTGTTATGTGTGCAATACcactattttaatttgttatatTTGATATTCTAGTGGTAggatgaaatatatatatatatatatatatatatatatatatatatatatatatataaatttatataaatatataacagccATAAAGTTTTGTGATTATAACTCCATCATAACCTGCAGCTTGTATGATGATCATTAGTAACCTCACCTAGCAGGTTTCTTTGCTCTACAGAGTATATTACTGAAATACTGCCCCATGCCAGGTACTGTAAGGAAAAATGGTACTGAAATGAAAtagatttttataattattacagataaaaacacagaagatgTATAGCTTCACTTGTACAAAAAGGGTTTATTTAAGCGTCCTACTTGGAACTTTACTGATGAGGAAACACAGAGTTTATGGGTTGCCTCAGATGGACCTTTTACCTCAGAGTGTGGTTTGTGTaaccaaaaaaatgacatttttatagaCGTTATGACTGGTTCCTTCAGaaacactgtaaacaaataCACTTCTGTAGAATAGACCTTTTATTTCGAATCCTCTCACTGAAGAATTTAGGATAACATTTTGAAAAACTGATGGAAGTCCCAGTCATTTAAGCATATCCCACAACTAGAAGTGTTAGACGTGTTAGAAGGTCTTACCTTAGCCGAAGAGGCACCCAGGGGTCTCATTGCTCTTCTTTGCTTGATATGGACATGTGCCATCCTAGAATAAGGCTCCTAATGATCTCTGTTTTCGTGAGAAAATGAGGATTGTTTATATACTATGCATCTCCTTACTGCTGACGTAGCCTGATGAAATTATCCTAACAAAGCCAACCACCTGATGCCGTTACTCTGCCCCATCTCCTTTATTCTCATGTTGCTCATTTAAGAGCTGGATTGTGATACTCTGTCAGAATGTTTGTGGTTTTGATCATTAACGGGCTAATCGGCATGCACAGCTTCAGGTATCCATAGAGCTTCATGGAGACTTCTGGGGCAGTATTGTGTGTGCTTCGTAAACACATGCCATTAAGTCAGTGATTAGCACTAACAGgacagaaatgaaagaagacGGGAGTCATCACAGGCCTGAAGAAGGTAAAGGGTAATGAGGATGCAGGGAGGGAGCTTTTGTCTGGGTTAGAGAGTGGTTAATGCTAATGACTGTTATGTATCGCTGTATTGAGAATTACCACCATATTCTAATCATGATCTTTCACAGACAATAGCACGTACGTGTTTATTTACGTATAGTGCATATAGATGACGTGAACGTATCCTATTACgcatgtaaaaaaatgtaatgctatTTGTTCCAGTGGGACTTAGTCTTTACTTTGAGAGActatattgtcatatttttttatactcAAAATATGCTTTGTCAATGACTAAATTTGATTATGGAGATGTATAGTTATTTCCAAtccttaaaatatttaaattaactaCAGACCCACCTCAGGTCTTTTTACGCCTCCACATAGTCTAACgtattatactttatattttctttaaccTGATGCTTTATATTACATCCGTACAATTTGGACACCAGGATCAGTAAGAGTGACAGAAAAGAtgtgcactcactcacactctttACACTCTTCTGCACCATTGTTGCTAAAAATGTGCCACTTTTAGCATATTGCTGTACCAGAAAAGCTGCATCTGAAAAACCTGTTATGATAAAAATATCTCCAAATACCTCCACTTCTTATATAGACTACTGAAAAAGGTGCGATTAACACACAAccttgaattctcaaatctggttggtcagaaggtgttgatttattttctataacagcagctctgagagtagttctggctgcaagacaaatcattataaataacgcacttgttctaatacgttatcatttctatagcaacaactacTTCACTGGTGTGGTGGACGcaccacataaacagatttaaaaatggtgacgttttctgtgaggagatgtttatttagcatttatggaaggagtctccagtttcattGCTTTGTAATTGTCAGTGCAAAGAGAAGCTGGTGTGGAAACTCCTGTTtattagctgtttatagctaatATTACATAAGTGACCATGGGAATAAGCGgacgttccacatcattaaactataaacagataaaagcataacatttcattgtttaatgaatgaaaaattgtaaaagttggcaaattgctgtggtataagaggaaaaaactgcttcagggcatgctgttataggaaaatgatcaacttcagagtggtaacaataactccacATCATGTCAGGTCGTATCACACAACCCTGTTGTTGATTTGTTCTATACATGATAAGTATTTACCTGGGACATGATTAAAATGTGCTCAAACACAGATAAGCACTAGTTCAACATCACTAAGTGCaggatttaaatgtaaaaaaaataaatacaattaaataaatacacaaatttataAGCTAATCTGAAATTCTTGAATGTGTAACACCTGAATTTACAGATGCAAATAAAAGACAAGAAACAATTAGTTCTAGCGCCATTTcacttttataatatattatgggcttaataaatgaaagaaatcaaATGAGGTGTTATTCTGCAGATGCCACAACACCCGTTACTCTTTCTCTAAAAATCCCTCCCCCCTTCCACTCACCCTGTTTGGCCTTTAACCTTTTCCATTCCAGTGACATCTTGACTATGGGTACAGCAGGACatactgtaattataaaataacTGCAATATTAATATATCTACCCACAATAGTTACAGTAGTTATTACAATAGTCACTTTGTTCACAAACAGTGTGAATTGCTCAGAGCTAGACTGTAAATTGTCCTTTAATTAGTTCAAAAATTATTGACTGAATTAATTCACAATTCCGATTATTTGCTTGTCTGAGTCtctgtgctgtatttttttcctttgagtTCAGTCTGTCTCAATAGGAGAAGTCCAAGTTCCAGTTCGAACACTATGGTGAGTATTAGGACAGACAGataacacactttcacacactggaTAAAACCCCTGGATAAAAGTCCAAAGgacagaaatataaacataaaataaaataaaatatgagtgtgtgtgtttgaaatggTACGTCTCTGTGCCTTTATTACAGCCTGCCCTTGATTTACgtaatgatttattatatttattacttgaGCTTCCTTtgaatattattactattataagaTTTATGGGACATTCCTGACCTTTACAGCTAGTATACAACTTTCAAAGATGAGAACTAGGATAAAAAGACCAGGTTTCATTTCTGATTAGGTTTGAGCATTAGGTTACAGTGTAAGAGGCTCGGGTTAGTGCTTTAACCAGAGTCCATACAGTAACATAAAGCAGCCATTTCCACCTTCTCATTACAGATGCCTCAGAGCAAGTGGAGTCCTTGGCTTTCCACTTGTCTAGCAATTGCTGAAGAGACAGCTGAAGTGGACCAATCTGTACAGACCTGCCTTCTTCTAATGCTTCTACGGCCTTTTATTCCCCCTATCTCTGTGTCCTTGAAGACATTGCTTTGTTCCCACCTTTCCAAGGTCACCTGTCCTGTCTTGttcccttcctctttctctttctccctgtttCTTGCTCTATGTATATTATATCAGTGTAAGGTATTTGTGTCTGTGGTGGGGTAGTCTGTCTCGGGGATGGTGTGTAAGGCTCCGAGGGACCGCGGGTAAGGAGGCAGCAAAGGCGAGGCTGGTGAAGTGGAGGCTCCATTCTTGGCCAGGCCGCAGGAGTGAGCAGCGTAGTGGATCTGCTTCAGGGTGTCCATCGCCTCGGATTTGGCATGCTTCAACAAGTCCGCCTGGCCCTGAGACACAGGGGGACaaagtttttttcatttt contains:
- the hcrt gene encoding orexin, producing MAHVHIKQRRAMRPLGASSAKLVLFLALMTQLTCDADAMTSCCTRKPHPCSLYELLCRAGHRNLTDPDGKLGRLSSDAAAGILTLGKRKATESRYQDRLQHLLHSSRNQAAGILTMGKRGAESGLGTVHTAVKLDLERPLKYLMQPADRASYEQ